In a genomic window of Brassica rapa cultivar Chiifu-401-42 chromosome A10, CAAS_Brap_v3.01, whole genome shotgun sequence:
- the LOC103844207 gene encoding high mobility group B protein 15, producing MASSSCLKQGSVPMNNIHITPEATYEAVVADSKLFMATLERLHSRLGTKFMVPIIGGKDLDLHKLFIEVTSRGGISKIVNERRWKEVTATFVFPPTATNASFVLRKYYFSLLKNYEQLYFFRSNAQTPPPDSLQNPSAGPGLVIRPPQELLALTYTPQPRIDSSDLPGGSSNGPIVSGQIDGKFEDGYLVTVKMGSEMLKGVIYELAPQQSHGVSLNTANPQGITGGVTKRRRRRKKSEIKRRDPAHPKPNRSGYNFFFAEQHARLKPLNPGKDREISRMIGELWNKLNEQEKSVYQGKAMEDKERYRTEMEEYREKLRTGQMISNAVPLQERVPEQNVEMAEAEGDLPMEEVEEEEDEDGDSSGSGESLSHPSDHELEEPSENPLGLNLNPNSTEMVVVAPKEKAGDAVMVAAEQN from the exons ATGGCATCAAGCTCTTGTCTTAAGCAAGGATCAGTTCCAATGAACAATATTCACATTACCCCTGAAGCAACGTATGAAGCTGTGGTCGCAGACTCCAAGCTCTTCATGGCTACGTTGGAAAGGCTTCATTCTCGCTTGGGAACTAAATTCAT GGTTCCGATCATAGGAGGGAAAGATTTGGACTTGCACAAGCTTTTCATTGAGGTAACATCTCGTGGTGGAATCAGTAAG ATAGTTAATGAAAGGAGATGGAAAGAAGTAACTGCCACATTTGTCTTTCCTCCAACAGCAACCAACGCATCTTTTGTCCTGCGCAAATACTACTTCTCACTGCTTAAAAACTATGAGCAACTGTACTTCTTTAGATCTAATGCCCAGACTCCTCCTCCAG ACTCTCTTCAGAACCCTTCTGCTGGACCAGGACTTGTGATAAGACCTCCACAAGAGCTTCTAGCTTTAACCTATACGCCACAACCAAGGATTGACTCTAGTGATCTCCCTGGAG GTTCTTCAAATGGTCCAATTGTGAGTGGACAGATCGATGGGAAATTCGAAGACGGTTATCTTGTAACTGTAAAGATGGGATCAGAAATGCTTAAAGGAGTTATCTATGAGCTGGCTCCACAACAGAGTCATGGTGTTTCCCTCAACACTGCCAACCCTCAGGGGATTACTGGAGGAGTGACGAAACGCCGCAGGAGAAGAAAGAAGTCAGAAATCAAAAGGCGTGACCCTGCTCATCCTAAACCCAACAGGAGCGGTTACAACTTCTTTTTCGCGGAGCAGCACGCTAGGCTGAAGCCGCTTAACCCTGGTAAGGATAGGGAGATCAGCAGGATGATCGGTGAGCTCTGGAACAAGCTCAATGAGCAAGAGAAGTCTGTTTACCAAGGGAAGGCGATGGAGGACAAAGAGAGGTATCGAACTGAAATGGAGGAGTACAGAGAGAAGCTTAGGACGGGACAGATGATAAGTAACGCTGTTCCGTTGCAGGAGAGGGTTCCGGAGCAGAACGTAGAGATGGCTGAAGCTGAAGGTGATCTTCCAATGGAAGAAGTggaagaagaggaggatgaAGATGGTGATTCAAGTGGTTCAGGGGAAAGCCTTAGCCACCCTTCTGATCATGAACTGGAGGAGCCATCTGAGAATCCTTTAGGTCttaacctaaaccctaattcAACTGAGATGGTGGTGGTGGCTCCTAAGGAGAAAGCCGGCGATGCTGTGATGGTGGCTGCTGAGCAGAACTGA